In Armatimonadota bacterium, one genomic interval encodes:
- a CDS encoding DUF881 domain-containing protein, with protein MGTCPLARPRLSWWQAGLTMALVAGGFFAGTQIRNELEIRQQLKIPSTRLHEVAIQLRKQESRRAALEAAVEELRRQVAALEREAAERQIAAARMNRRVSELRALAGLTPLEGPGVVVEMRDSPRPIQPGDDPNKTILHYTDIHGVINDLWAAGAEAVAVNGERLIGRTGINCVGTTILCNTKRIAPPYTVVAIGDPARLLAQLERPGGPVEVLRAFGFPLRLQRLERVTVPAYRGTTQFVIARPAGDDGP; from the coding sequence GTGGGGACCTGTCCCCTGGCGCGTCCCCGCCTCTCCTGGTGGCAGGCGGGTCTGACCATGGCCCTGGTGGCCGGTGGGTTCTTCGCCGGCACTCAGATCCGCAACGAGCTGGAGATCCGCCAGCAGCTGAAGATTCCCTCTACCCGGCTGCACGAGGTAGCCATCCAGCTGCGTAAGCAGGAGAGCCGTCGTGCCGCACTGGAGGCGGCGGTGGAGGAGCTGCGCCGACAGGTGGCAGCGCTGGAGCGGGAGGCCGCCGAACGGCAGATCGCCGCCGCCCGGATGAACCGGCGGGTGAGCGAGCTGCGGGCCCTGGCCGGCCTGACCCCTCTGGAGGGCCCCGGAGTGGTGGTGGAAATGCGGGACAGCCCGCGGCCCATCCAGCCGGGCGACGATCCCAACAAGACCATCCTGCACTACACGGACATCCACGGGGTGATCAATGACCTGTGGGCGGCGGGGGCGGAGGCTGTGGCGGTGAACGGGGAACGGCTCATCGGCCGCACGGGGATCAACTGCGTGGGCACCACGATCCTGTGCAACACCAAGCGGATCGCTCCCCCCTACACGGTGGTGGCCATCGGTGACCCCGCCCGCCTGCTGGCGCAACTGGAGCGGCCCGGGGGCCCGGTGGAGGTCCTGCGGGCGTTTGGCTTCCCCCTGCGTCTGCAGCGACTGGAGCGGGTGACCGTCCCGGCCTACCGGGGGACGACACAGTTCGTCATCGCCCGCCCGGCGGGCGATGACGGCCCGTAG
- a CDS encoding V-type ATP synthase subunit D: MPEAISPTRMNLLQRRNTLRVAVQGVDLLKRKRDALVADFFKIVREALGARDRLTAAAREAYVMLALAKAVEGREALEAAAMTERREVLVDIEVRNVWGTKIPGVSVRDVRRPLLARGINPTATSARTIESAAQFEELLAAILQVAATEIRLKKLGEEIKKTTRRVNALEQVVIPRIRGEIRYIAAVLEQRAREDVFRLKRIKKKLEARERQGALPGIPAPAGGP; encoded by the coding sequence ATGCCTGAGGCCATCAGCCCCACCCGGATGAACCTCCTGCAGCGGCGGAACACGCTGCGCGTGGCCGTGCAGGGGGTTGATCTGCTGAAGCGCAAGCGGGATGCGCTGGTGGCCGACTTTTTCAAGATCGTGCGCGAGGCCCTGGGCGCGCGCGATCGGCTCACGGCGGCGGCGCGGGAGGCGTACGTCATGCTGGCTTTGGCCAAGGCCGTGGAGGGGCGGGAAGCCCTGGAGGCTGCAGCCATGACCGAACGCCGGGAGGTGCTGGTGGACATCGAGGTGCGCAACGTCTGGGGGACCAAGATTCCTGGGGTCAGCGTGCGCGACGTGCGTCGACCGTTGCTGGCACGCGGGATCAACCCCACCGCCACCAGCGCCCGCACCATCGAGAGCGCCGCCCAGTTCGAGGAACTGCTGGCAGCCATCCTCCAGGTGGCGGCCACGGAGATCAGGCTGAAGAAACTGGGCGAGGAGATCAAGAAGACCACCCGTCGGGTCAACGCCCTGGAGCAGGTGGTCATCCCGCGCATCCGCGGCGAGATCCGCTACATCGCTGCGGTGCTGGAGCAGCGCGCCCGCGAGGACGTCTTCCGGCTGAAGCGGATCAAGAAGAAGCTGGAGGCCAGGGAGCGCCAGGGCGCGCTCCCGGGCATTCCCGCCCCCGCTGGCGGCCCATAG